In Aegilops tauschii subsp. strangulata cultivar AL8/78 chromosome 3, Aet v6.0, whole genome shotgun sequence, one genomic interval encodes:
- the LOC141042683 gene encoding uncharacterized protein, with amino-acid sequence MEALAPPSHGGRRRPWQDLPSDLLGLVLQRVPSHADRVRLRAVCRPWRAGARLQAPLPALLPWVALPDGSFLSLPDGEVHRRVLLPDDDVAHRLSTGSTLFLVHSDDGCSLMDPLSRGTTAPRSIDLNCLSTRPGVLLDTDNILKVVVMSDHAVAVRTGHQMYFQNVTVSIRRPRSTTVEWRWIPRLDPKACYALDMTLFQDKLYVLTATYVGESPSCLYVMDIVGGDKHVNVQCVISMSNENMDQFYAGTIRYYLVASGDRLLMVKQKREMLIWTKSLVFPDRFEVLEAVDLSSGHGRWREMNTLMGRALFLSEGCSESLPVTADQDFGPREDCIYFLSESKLHNRHDAKMSALYCGMYDMTKGTVSPLPMETVVESHDGPLRATWFFPADT; translated from the coding sequence CGTCGGATCTATTGGGCCTCGTGCTCCAGCGCGTGCCGTCCCACGCCGACCGCGTGCGCCTGCGCGCCGTCTGCCGCCCGTGGCGCGCCGGCGCGCGCCTGCAGGCTCCTCTGCCAGCGCTGCTCCCTTGGGTCGCTCTCCCAGACGGTTCCTTCCTCAGCCTCCCCGATGGCGAGGTTCACCGCCGCGTCCTCCTCCCGGACGACGACGTCGCTCACCGTCTCTCCACTGGCAGCACCCTCTTCCTTGTGCACAGTGACGACGGGTGTTCGCTGATGGACCCTCTCTCCCGGGGGACGACGGCCCCTCGATCCATCGACCTCAACTGCCTCTCCACTCGGCCGGGCGTCCTGCTTGACACCGACAACATCCTTAAGGTGGTGGTGATGTCGGACCACGCTGTCGCCGTCCGGACAGGGCACCAAATGTACTTTCAGAACGTCACGGTGTCTATTCGCCGGCCGCGGTCGACGACCGTGGAATGGCGGTGGATCCCCCGTCTAGACCCCAAAGCCTGTTATGCTCTCGACATGACGCTCTTCCAAGATAAGCTCTATGTCCTCACCGCAACATATGTGGGCGAGAGCCCTTCATGTCTTTATGTCATGGACATCGTGGGCGGCGACAAGCATGTCAACGTACAATGCGTAATCAGCATGTCCAACGAGAACATGGACCAATTTTACGCTGGCACCATTCGCTACTACCTGGTCGCGTCCGGCGATCGGTTGTTGATGGTGAAACAAAAGAGGGAGATGCTTATCTGGACCAAGTCACTCGTCTTCCCGGATCGCTTCGAGGTCCTTGAGGCAGTGGACCTGAgcagcggccatggacggtggAGAGAGATGAATACACTGATGGGACGTGCTCTCTTCCTCAGCGAAGGCTGCTCCGAGTCGCTTCCCGTTACCGCCGACCAAGACTTTGGGCCTCGAGAAGACTGTATCTACTTTCTGAGCGAAAGTAAGTTACATAACAGACATGATGCAAAGATGAGTGCCCTTTACTGCGGCATGTACGACATGACAAAAGGGACAGTGTCGCCCTTGCCCATGGAGACAGTAGTGGAATCACATGATGGTCCATTGAGGGCTACTTGGTTCTTCCCAGCTGATACTTGA